In the genome of Streptomyces sp. NBC_00190, one region contains:
- a CDS encoding hydrolase, whose translation MAADPTRLALGEDTALVLIDLQRGILDLPITRPATEILKKGIALAEAFRARKLPVVLVKVAWSPDGGDLPTANVDRPGPAAAPPAAFSEIPADLAALADVVVTKRHWGAFTGTELDLQLRRRGIHHIVLAGISTSVGVESTARTAWELSYDLVVVEDATADTDSDSHAHSFGKIFPRIGKVSATDEVIAALDPGPRS comes from the coding sequence ATGGCTGCTGACCCGACCCGCCTCGCTCTCGGCGAGGACACCGCCCTGGTCCTCATCGACCTGCAGAGGGGCATCCTGGACCTTCCCATCACCCGGCCCGCCACCGAGATCCTCAAGAAGGGGATCGCGCTCGCCGAGGCGTTCCGCGCCCGCAAGCTGCCCGTGGTCCTCGTCAAGGTGGCCTGGTCCCCCGACGGCGGCGACCTGCCCACCGCCAACGTGGACCGCCCGGGCCCGGCCGCGGCCCCGCCCGCCGCGTTCTCCGAGATCCCGGCCGACCTCGCCGCCCTCGCCGACGTGGTCGTCACCAAGCGCCACTGGGGCGCCTTCACCGGTACCGAGCTGGACCTCCAGCTGCGCCGGCGCGGCATCCACCACATCGTTCTGGCGGGCATCTCCACCAGCGTCGGCGTCGAATCCACCGCGCGGACGGCCTGGGAGCTGAGCTACGACCTGGTCGTCGTCGAGGACGCCACCGCCGACACGGACTCCGACTCCCACGCGCACAGCTTCGGCAAGATCTTCCCGCGCATCGGCAAGGTCAGCGCGACCGACGAGGTCATCGCGGCTCTGGATCCCGGACCGCGTTCCTGA
- a CDS encoding flavin reductase family protein, with translation MSLRQGRAPQGRSETAGLFTEAMSRLVSGVAVVSARRADGRPCGLLVSSVCSYSVRPPSVLVALARSSRTCRELDPRPGTAFGVHLLGAGDTDLAAVFAGGAEDKFTGVRWSWDDRVPRLLGVPVYLNCRAGAVFTHGDHVILVGEVGECVLNEGEPLVYFRRRLDWRLG, from the coding sequence ATGAGCCTGCGGCAGGGCCGGGCCCCGCAGGGCCGGAGCGAGACGGCGGGGCTGTTCACCGAGGCGATGTCACGCCTGGTGTCCGGGGTCGCCGTGGTGTCCGCACGGCGGGCCGACGGTCGGCCGTGCGGACTGCTGGTGTCCTCGGTCTGCTCGTACAGCGTGCGGCCGCCCTCCGTGCTGGTGGCGCTGGCCCGCAGCTCGCGGACCTGCCGCGAGCTGGACCCGCGCCCGGGTACGGCCTTCGGGGTCCACCTGCTCGGCGCCGGGGACACCGACCTCGCCGCGGTGTTCGCCGGCGGCGCGGAGGACAAGTTCACCGGTGTGCGGTGGAGCTGGGACGACCGGGTGCCCCGGCTGCTCGGCGTGCCCGTGTACCTGAACTGCCGGGCCGGGGCGGTGTTCACCCACGGCGACCACGTGATCCTCGTGGGCGAGGTCGGGGAGTGCGTCCTGAACGAGGGCGAGCCGCTGGTGTACTTCCGGCGGAGGCTCGACTGGCGGCTGGGCTGA
- a CDS encoding STAS domain-containing protein: protein MIPGADNERFTVAVQTVDGAVVLELAGELDHDTAQPLRDALDAAVTQGGRLVVDLSGLGFCDSTGLNVLLHSRLSAQEAGGSLELTGLRGSVARMFHITGADGVFPVHADVAEALGGASGPPR from the coding sequence ATGATTCCGGGAGCGGACAACGAACGCTTCACCGTCGCGGTGCAGACCGTGGACGGAGCCGTCGTCCTTGAGCTGGCGGGGGAGCTGGATCACGACACGGCGCAGCCCCTGCGCGATGCCCTCGACGCAGCGGTCACCCAGGGTGGCCGACTGGTGGTGGACCTGTCGGGGCTGGGATTCTGCGATTCCACCGGGCTGAACGTGCTGCTGCACAGCCGGCTCTCGGCCCAGGAGGCCGGCGGCAGCCTGGAACTGACCGGGCTGCGCGGGTCGGTCGCCCGGATGTTCCACATCACCGGCGCGGACGGGGTCTTCCCCGTGCACGCCGATGTCGCGGAAGCGCTGGGCGGGGCGAGCGGCCCGCCCCGCTAG
- a CDS encoding zinc-dependent alcohol dehydrogenase, which yields MKALTLGPDRTLALVDHPKPQAARADDVVIRVAQSGICGTDRSVLVGKFPAETGVVMGHEAVGTVDSVGQGVTRFAVGDRVIVNPTLYCGNCPTCLEGHLNFCGHKTGTEVGLDYDGSFAEFIRLPELFCHAVPDGMSFDRAVVVEPLACALNNLEAGRLVAGETAIVVGGGPMGVVTAMAAQLYGARVMLVEPDPVRRQLDHEVFEAPEFGGRVTVHTPADGELAARGDLVVDSVGSLLEQSIGYAALRGRVVIMGFNSNASATVRPLSLLQRGLQIIGAGDYNSQIFPKAIELARTLPLERVVTHRFPLAEHEEAFKALAAVPGSRYTALKVVLVPPHSEAAA from the coding sequence ATGAAGGCGCTGACGCTGGGCCCCGACCGCACGCTCGCCCTGGTCGACCACCCGAAGCCGCAGGCCGCCCGCGCCGACGACGTCGTCATCCGCGTCGCACAGAGCGGCATCTGCGGCACCGACCGCAGCGTGCTCGTGGGCAAGTTCCCCGCCGAGACCGGTGTGGTGATGGGGCACGAAGCCGTCGGGACCGTCGACTCCGTCGGGCAGGGCGTCACCCGCTTCGCCGTGGGCGACCGGGTCATCGTCAACCCCACCCTGTACTGCGGCAACTGCCCCACCTGCCTCGAAGGCCACTTGAACTTCTGCGGCCACAAGACGGGCACCGAGGTCGGCCTGGACTACGACGGCTCCTTCGCGGAGTTCATCCGGCTCCCCGAACTCTTCTGCCACGCCGTACCCGACGGCATGAGCTTCGACCGCGCCGTCGTCGTCGAGCCGCTCGCCTGTGCCCTGAACAACCTCGAAGCCGGACGGCTCGTCGCGGGTGAGACGGCGATCGTCGTCGGCGGCGGACCCATGGGCGTGGTCACCGCCATGGCCGCCCAGCTGTACGGAGCCCGGGTGATGCTCGTGGAACCCGACCCGGTGCGCCGACAGCTCGACCACGAGGTGTTCGAGGCCCCCGAGTTCGGCGGCCGCGTCACCGTCCACACCCCGGCCGACGGCGAACTCGCGGCGCGCGGCGACCTGGTCGTCGACTCCGTCGGCAGCCTCCTGGAGCAGAGCATCGGTTACGCCGCGCTGCGCGGCCGGGTCGTCATCATGGGCTTCAACAGCAACGCCTCCGCCACGGTGCGCCCGCTGAGTCTGCTCCAGCGCGGGCTGCAGATCATCGGCGCGGGCGACTACAACAGCCAGATCTTCCCCAAGGCCATCGAGCTCGCCCGGACCCTGCCGCTGGAGCGTGTGGTCACCCACCGCTTCCCGCTCGCGGAGCACGAAGAGGCGTTCAAGGCCCTCGCCGCCGTCCCCGGCTCCCGGTACACCGCGCTGAAGGTCGTCCTCGTACCCCCGCACTCCGAGGCGGCGGCATGA
- a CDS encoding ATP-binding protein, with protein sequence MEERGSPDRTWYLVLDGATDVVTRSREFARRALAAWHWLPAATPEGRDTADDVLLLVSEVVANACLHGGGPSTLLLDCDDERLRIEVTDGNPAPPVPSPARSPSQAGRPGGHGLLIVDRLARSWGFQPEQDGKCVWLEVAAPAAVRDPVRNAVRDPEPR encoded by the coding sequence ATGGAAGAGCGGGGGTCACCCGACCGGACCTGGTACCTGGTACTGGACGGGGCCACCGATGTCGTGACGCGCAGCCGTGAATTCGCGCGCCGGGCGCTGGCCGCATGGCACTGGCTCCCGGCCGCCACACCGGAGGGGCGGGACACGGCCGATGACGTACTGCTGCTGGTGTCCGAGGTGGTGGCCAACGCCTGCCTGCACGGCGGCGGGCCGAGCACGCTGCTGCTGGACTGCGACGACGAGCGGCTGCGGATCGAGGTGACCGACGGGAACCCGGCGCCGCCGGTCCCCTCGCCGGCGCGCTCACCCTCGCAGGCGGGCCGGCCCGGCGGGCACGGGCTGCTGATCGTGGACCGCCTGGCGCGCAGCTGGGGTTTCCAGCCCGAGCAGGACGGCAAATGCGTCTGGCTCGAAGTGGCCGCCCCGGCGGCGGTCAGGGACCCGGTCAGGAACGCGGTCCGGGATCCAGAGCCGCGATGA
- a CDS encoding tetratricopeptide repeat protein, with translation MSGHYWISAPQRAERDRLRAGLELPPLLASVDAHRRLRGPYTAAGTLLRAVAPEALRRRPALADRHYIELQESTPELKPLVPAITRALEQQSAAPGEVSRYPARLHSLRVSHGLVDFLLTALADAGDGPRTLVVENVQHADATDQEFLAAAVRRIPAGLLTIVVCTDAGELADPPGTLSVSLPAALGAYTTRITGSAPAPVPDEVSAGPAAAQRYVDADGADDDPALLRAYERLAPAERAPLHDRRAADLTERAEAGESSLRLGALPYHLMRGGDPGGAGLDALRWALDRCKYLGFYHAAAELGEAGRLAVDPAERPDLWWIFIRETGVCLAAAGRPDESAVLQEEARTATIDPAHHMKLAYEIGMLYARHYPEERRDERKARAWVNQAIAIADLLPDPKERAFYSVFNRNGLALVEVRAKRPDEALRLLDEGMERLDRELGLGERTWHRVGLRYNRAQVNGMSGRLEAALEDYAEIMDADNDFADHYFNRGNILRKLGRTEEAIADYETALGLEPPFPEAYYNRGDARMELGDAQGALADFDRTLELDPGHVEALLGRAGVLDDLGETKAALGSAAAGLVLAPEHPHLLCLQGRLLAEDGRPAEAVRAVEAALRSDPELAEAWAVRAELAYSAGDLAAAAADFDRAVELADRPEFRFNRAVVHEAAGRFTEAAADFDAVFAATEDPDALSHRDSCLLAAG, from the coding sequence ATGAGCGGCCACTACTGGATCTCCGCTCCGCAGCGCGCGGAGCGCGACCGGCTGCGGGCCGGCCTCGAACTGCCTCCCCTCCTCGCGTCCGTGGACGCGCACCGGCGGCTGCGCGGCCCGTACACCGCCGCCGGCACCCTGCTCCGGGCCGTCGCCCCCGAAGCGCTCCGCCGCCGGCCCGCCCTCGCCGACCGCCACTACATCGAACTCCAGGAGAGCACCCCGGAGCTGAAGCCCCTGGTACCGGCGATCACCCGCGCCCTGGAACAGCAGTCGGCGGCCCCGGGCGAGGTCAGCCGGTATCCGGCGCGGCTGCACTCGCTGCGCGTCTCGCACGGCCTGGTCGACTTCCTCCTCACCGCGCTGGCCGACGCCGGCGACGGGCCGCGGACCCTGGTCGTGGAGAACGTCCAGCACGCGGATGCCACCGACCAGGAGTTCCTGGCGGCCGCAGTGCGAAGGATCCCCGCCGGGCTGCTCACCATCGTGGTGTGCACCGACGCCGGGGAACTGGCCGATCCGCCGGGCACGCTGTCCGTTTCGCTGCCCGCCGCGCTCGGCGCGTACACGACCAGGATCACGGGCTCGGCCCCTGCCCCCGTCCCCGACGAGGTGTCCGCCGGTCCCGCCGCGGCTCAGCGGTACGTGGACGCCGACGGCGCCGACGACGATCCCGCGCTGCTGCGCGCGTACGAGCGGCTGGCCCCCGCCGAGCGGGCCCCCCTGCACGACCGGCGGGCCGCGGACCTGACGGAGCGGGCGGAAGCGGGCGAGTCCTCGCTCCGGCTCGGGGCCCTGCCGTACCACCTCATGCGCGGCGGCGACCCGGGCGGCGCGGGACTGGACGCCCTGCGGTGGGCCCTGGACCGGTGCAAGTACCTGGGCTTCTACCACGCGGCCGCGGAACTGGGCGAGGCGGGCCGACTGGCCGTGGACCCGGCGGAACGCCCCGACCTGTGGTGGATCTTCATCCGGGAGACCGGGGTGTGCCTGGCGGCCGCCGGCCGCCCCGACGAGTCGGCGGTCCTCCAGGAGGAGGCGCGGACCGCCACCATCGACCCCGCGCACCACATGAAGCTCGCCTACGAGATCGGGATGCTCTACGCCCGCCACTACCCCGAGGAACGCCGCGACGAGCGCAAGGCCCGCGCCTGGGTCAACCAGGCCATCGCCATCGCGGACCTGCTTCCGGACCCGAAGGAGCGCGCTTTCTACTCGGTGTTCAACCGCAACGGCCTCGCCCTGGTGGAGGTCCGGGCCAAGCGGCCCGACGAGGCGCTCCGGCTGCTCGACGAGGGCATGGAACGGCTGGACCGGGAACTGGGCCTCGGCGAGCGCACCTGGCACCGCGTCGGGCTGCGCTACAACCGGGCCCAGGTCAACGGCATGAGCGGCCGGCTGGAGGCGGCCCTGGAGGACTACGCCGAGATCATGGACGCGGACAACGACTTCGCCGACCACTACTTCAACCGGGGCAACATCCTGCGCAAACTGGGCCGCACCGAAGAGGCCATCGCAGACTACGAGACGGCGCTCGGCCTCGAACCGCCCTTCCCCGAGGCGTACTACAACCGGGGCGACGCCCGGATGGAACTGGGCGACGCCCAGGGCGCGCTCGCCGACTTCGACCGCACCCTGGAGCTCGACCCCGGGCACGTCGAGGCGCTGCTCGGACGCGCCGGGGTGCTGGACGACCTCGGTGAGACGAAGGCGGCGCTGGGGAGCGCGGCCGCCGGACTCGTGCTGGCCCCCGAGCACCCGCATCTGCTGTGCCTGCAAGGGCGCCTGCTGGCCGAGGACGGGCGGCCAGCGGAAGCGGTCCGCGCCGTCGAGGCCGCGTTGCGCAGCGATCCCGAGCTCGCCGAGGCCTGGGCCGTCAGGGCCGAACTCGCCTACTCCGCGGGCGACCTGGCCGCGGCCGCGGCGGACTTCGACCGCGCGGTGGAGCTCGCCGACCGTCCCGAGTTCCGCTTCAACCGGGCCGTGGTCCACGAGGCGGCGGGCCGTTTCACCGAGGCGGCGGCGGACTTCGACGCGGTGTTCGCCGCCACCGAGGACCCCGACGCGCTCAGCCACCGGGACTCCTGCCTGCTCGCGGCCGGGTAG
- a CDS encoding AfsR/SARP family transcriptional regulator yields MTAYGVRHAPDADRPRYLILGPVEVHLAGRPCTPTALKRRALLALLLLHANKTFSVDTLIDELWDGRPPRSAVATLQMYVSGLRRTLDPGHSQGGRDPRQHPLLRTAGSGYMLRVGPGELDLDGFRKAAALGRGLLASGDCRGAGEAFRDALAMWRGSPLGDLGQAGLPAHYGVRLEEERLALIHDRIGADTCQGRAREVVGELEELCARHPLREAFREQLMLALADTGRRAGALDAYTRARRAVVENMGIEPGPALQAAQRTLLGGGRPANAGHERCRRG; encoded by the coding sequence ATGACGGCCTACGGTGTTCGGCACGCTCCTGACGCGGACCGCCCCAGGTACCTGATCCTGGGCCCGGTCGAGGTGCACCTCGCGGGCCGCCCGTGCACGCCCACGGCGCTCAAGCGCCGGGCCCTGCTCGCCCTCCTGCTGCTGCACGCGAACAAGACCTTCTCCGTGGACACCCTGATCGACGAACTCTGGGACGGCCGCCCGCCCAGATCCGCGGTGGCCACCCTGCAGATGTACGTGTCGGGGCTGCGCCGGACCCTGGACCCCGGGCACAGCCAGGGCGGCCGGGACCCCCGGCAGCACCCCCTGCTGCGCACGGCCGGTTCCGGGTACATGCTGCGCGTGGGTCCGGGAGAACTGGACCTCGACGGCTTCCGCAAGGCGGCCGCACTCGGCCGCGGCCTGCTGGCCTCCGGGGACTGCCGCGGTGCGGGCGAGGCGTTCCGCGACGCGCTGGCCATGTGGCGCGGGTCCCCGCTGGGGGACCTGGGCCAGGCGGGACTGCCCGCGCACTACGGTGTCCGGCTGGAGGAGGAACGGCTGGCACTCATACATGACCGGATCGGTGCGGACACCTGTCAGGGCCGCGCCCGCGAGGTGGTCGGCGAGCTGGAGGAGCTCTGCGCCCGCCATCCGCTGCGCGAGGCGTTCCGCGAGCAGTTGATGCTCGCCCTGGCCGACACCGGGCGCCGCGCCGGGGCGCTGGACGCGTACACCCGCGCGCGGCGCGCGGTCGTGGAGAACATGGGCATCGAGCCCGGTCCCGCGCTCCAGGCGGCGCAGCGCACGCTGCTGGGCGGCGGGCGGCCCGCGAACGCCGGCCACGAGCGGTGCCGCCGCGGGTAG
- a CDS encoding inositol monophosphatase family protein, translated as MKELKKLLTELGEHVRTELLAYADRGLARQVHGDSPGGDAQFDVDEVAERAVIDHLRAHAGIPLALYTEDGSYVELAPDPQVLLVVDPIDGTRPTSAGLEMGMVSIAAAPYRDGAPTLADVTAALLVEIKSGAWIYGDDQEGLSSGGFHTPVPRLSRNTDLATMFWSIEFNGHPMRLMTEAYAHLVDRSANTGGIFVFNSSTFSISRIITGQLDAFVDIGNRVLRDHPQTEDEFRRVGRGSILHLFPYDIAAAVYLARLAGVVITDAYGDDLGPTSLVDLGPMNQKSCIAASTPELHKQLLDAVHWDLGGTTTPATRKTS; from the coding sequence ATGAAAGAGCTGAAGAAGCTGCTGACGGAACTCGGCGAGCACGTCCGCACCGAACTCCTCGCCTACGCGGACCGCGGCCTCGCCCGCCAGGTCCACGGCGACTCGCCCGGCGGCGACGCCCAGTTCGACGTGGACGAGGTGGCCGAGCGGGCCGTGATCGACCACCTGCGCGCACACGCCGGGATCCCCCTCGCCCTCTACACCGAGGACGGTTCGTACGTCGAGCTCGCGCCCGACCCGCAGGTGCTCCTCGTCGTCGACCCGATCGACGGCACCCGCCCGACCTCGGCCGGGCTGGAGATGGGCATGGTGTCCATCGCCGCCGCCCCCTACCGAGACGGGGCGCCCACCCTCGCCGACGTCACCGCCGCCCTGCTGGTGGAGATCAAGAGCGGCGCGTGGATCTACGGGGACGATCAGGAAGGCCTCTCCAGCGGCGGCTTCCACACCCCCGTGCCGCGCCTGAGCCGCAACACCGACCTGGCCACCATGTTCTGGTCGATCGAGTTCAACGGCCACCCGATGCGACTGATGACCGAGGCCTACGCCCACCTGGTCGACCGGTCGGCCAACACCGGCGGCATCTTCGTCTTCAACAGCAGCACCTTCTCCATCTCGCGCATCATCACCGGCCAGCTCGACGCCTTCGTCGACATCGGCAACCGGGTCCTGCGCGACCACCCGCAGACGGAGGACGAGTTCCGGCGCGTGGGCCGCGGCTCGATCCTGCACCTCTTCCCCTACGACATCGCGGCCGCCGTCTACCTCGCCCGCCTCGCCGGCGTGGTGATCACCGACGCCTACGGCGACGACCTGGGCCCCACCTCACTCGTGGACCTCGGCCCCATGAACCAGAAGTCGTGCATCGCCGCCTCCACCCCCGAACTCCACAAGCAGCTGCTCGACGCCGTCCACTGGGACCTCGGCGGCACCACCACCCCGGCGACAAGGAAGACATCATGA
- a CDS encoding beta-galactosidase produces the protein MTRINEALVPGAGRPVVVGEYPYYRADPANWEANLRALRGLGVDVVSCYLPWRFHETGEGTERTFDFTGRTDPQRDVAGFLELAAQADLAVLLKPGPFIHAEVQLGGLPDRLCGPAYTPYRGLDGTVLTSQDKPLPSLLDPAVAAEAETWLRAVADEVVAKAAAPHGPVVALQLGNEGMAGEASLRVDAQDASPAAREAFAHWLTERGLTDEAALAAQDLDRWSGTLRVQWSQWCGHAIVGLWDRISDLFPAGPARLANVPLASTAAPGALDAWAARQRAVKGSRHLAGHTEWVGNPARDTAAFSSHLTGIMLGGTDVVEANWGFTWTDETYAQPCTPVFNALLALLLGSTTVSVYTACAAGSWGGLVDMDPVGLRAEGVDPALHAPPYCPGAPLTEAGAHTANAEGLRLLAAFLDRFGGLLLDSEPERDALVLLDRALPESGAWQRAGRTALGELADAVQEQLRERGRLIGLGWLDEHPRQSGDGQGIPVGILRAGAPHGGAPDDPGAPDDPRAPGELRLAPDVPADGAVAAFVAALPSAGAPRRTSEHRRALVLARTGPGGVRITGAFNPTDGDDRITGPDGGWELHLPAGSAAVVVTRGDALLGWLATPAPPSTAPVALTRAGEQADATRVAAS, from the coding sequence ATGACCCGCATCAACGAGGCCCTGGTCCCGGGCGCAGGCCGCCCCGTCGTCGTCGGCGAGTACCCGTACTACCGGGCCGACCCCGCCAACTGGGAGGCGAACCTGCGGGCGTTGCGCGGACTCGGCGTCGACGTCGTGTCCTGCTACCTGCCGTGGCGGTTCCACGAGACCGGTGAGGGTACGGAGCGGACCTTCGACTTCACCGGCCGGACCGACCCACAGCGCGACGTGGCGGGATTCCTGGAGCTGGCCGCCCAGGCGGACTTGGCCGTACTCCTCAAACCCGGCCCCTTCATCCACGCCGAGGTCCAGCTCGGCGGGCTGCCCGACCGGCTCTGCGGGCCCGCGTACACCCCGTACCGCGGCCTGGACGGCACGGTGCTCACCTCCCAGGACAAGCCGCTGCCCAGCCTGCTGGACCCGGCGGTCGCGGCCGAGGCCGAGACCTGGCTGCGCGCCGTCGCCGACGAGGTCGTGGCCAAGGCCGCGGCGCCCCACGGACCGGTGGTCGCGCTCCAGCTCGGCAACGAGGGCATGGCCGGCGAGGCGAGCCTGCGCGTCGACGCCCAGGACGCCTCACCGGCCGCCCGCGAGGCCTTCGCGCACTGGCTCACCGAGCGCGGCCTGACCGACGAGGCCGCACTGGCCGCCCAGGACCTCGACCGGTGGAGCGGCACCCTGCGGGTCCAGTGGTCCCAGTGGTGCGGCCACGCCATCGTGGGCCTGTGGGACCGGATATCCGACCTCTTCCCGGCCGGCCCCGCCCGGCTGGCCAACGTACCGCTGGCGAGCACCGCGGCACCGGGAGCCCTCGACGCGTGGGCCGCCCGGCAGCGCGCGGTCAAGGGCTCCCGGCACCTGGCCGGCCACACCGAGTGGGTCGGAAACCCGGCCCGCGACACCGCGGCCTTCTCCTCCCACCTGACCGGGATCATGCTCGGCGGTACCGATGTGGTCGAGGCCAACTGGGGTTTCACCTGGACCGACGAGACCTACGCCCAGCCGTGCACGCCGGTGTTCAACGCGCTGCTGGCGCTGCTGCTGGGCTCCACCACGGTCAGCGTCTACACCGCCTGCGCCGCGGGCAGCTGGGGCGGCCTCGTGGACATGGACCCCGTGGGACTGCGCGCCGAAGGCGTCGACCCCGCCCTGCACGCGCCCCCGTACTGCCCGGGAGCCCCGCTCACCGAGGCCGGCGCTCACACCGCGAACGCCGAAGGGCTGCGGCTGCTGGCCGCGTTCCTCGACCGCTTCGGCGGCCTGCTCCTCGACAGCGAGCCGGAACGCGACGCGCTGGTCCTCCTCGACCGGGCCCTGCCCGAGTCCGGTGCCTGGCAGCGCGCCGGCCGGACCGCGCTCGGGGAACTCGCCGACGCCGTACAGGAGCAGCTGCGCGAGCGCGGCAGGCTGATCGGCCTGGGATGGCTCGACGAGCACCCCCGGCAGAGCGGCGACGGCCAGGGGATCCCCGTCGGGATCCTGCGCGCCGGAGCGCCGCACGGTGGAGCGCCGGACGACCCCGGGGCGCCGGACGACCCCCGGGCGCCGGGCGAGCTGAGGCTCGCCCCGGACGTCCCGGCCGACGGTGCGGTGGCCGCCTTCGTGGCCGCGCTGCCCTCGGCGGGCGCACCGCGCCGCACGTCCGAGCACCGGCGGGCGCTCGTACTCGCCCGGACCGGCCCGGGCGGCGTACGGATCACGGGCGCCTTCAACCCGACCGACGGCGACGACCGGATCACCGGCCCCGACGGCGGGTGGGAGCTGCACCTCCCGGCGGGCTCCGCCGCCGTCGTCGTCACCCGCGGTGACGCCCTGTTGGGCTGGCTGGCCACCCCGGCCCCGCCGTCCACCGCACCCGTCGCCCTCACCCGGGCCGGCGAGCAGGCCGACGCAACGCGCGTCGCGGCCTCCTGA